In Actinoplanes sp. NBC_00393, a single genomic region encodes these proteins:
- a CDS encoding aspartate kinase: MALVVQKYGGSSVGTAERIKRVAERIVAARKAGDDVVVVVSAMGDTTDELLDLANQVSPLPPGRELDMLLTAGERISMALLAMAIHNLGYEARSYTGSQAGVLTTSVHGKARIIDVTPGRLRTALDEGAIAIVAGFQGVSQDTKDITTLGRGGSDTTAVALAAALHADVCEIYTDVDGVFTADPRIVPDAKHIKKITYEEMLELAAGGAKVLMLRCVEYARRFGVPIHVRSSYSNKEGTLVTGSMEDPDVENALITGVAHDRSEAKITIVGVPDEPGAAGRIFETVAQAEINIDMIVQNVSTEGTGRTDISFTLPKADGANAMGALDKIKDQIKFKSLLFDDHVGKVSLIGAGMRSHPGVAAAFFACIGAAGVNIEMISTSEIRVSVVCRDTDLDTAVRAVHDQFELGGNEEAVVYAGTGR; the protein is encoded by the coding sequence GTGGCTCTTGTGGTGCAGAAGTACGGTGGTTCGTCGGTGGGGACCGCCGAGCGCATCAAGCGCGTGGCGGAGCGCATCGTGGCCGCCCGCAAGGCCGGCGACGACGTCGTGGTCGTCGTCTCCGCGATGGGTGACACCACGGACGAGCTGCTCGATCTGGCCAACCAGGTCAGCCCGCTGCCGCCGGGTCGCGAGCTGGACATGCTGCTCACCGCCGGCGAGCGGATCTCGATGGCGCTGCTCGCCATGGCGATCCACAACCTGGGGTATGAAGCCCGGTCGTACACCGGCTCCCAGGCCGGCGTGCTCACCACCTCGGTGCACGGCAAGGCGCGGATCATCGACGTCACCCCCGGCCGCCTGCGGACCGCGCTGGACGAGGGCGCGATCGCCATCGTCGCCGGTTTCCAGGGCGTGTCGCAGGACACCAAGGACATCACCACCCTCGGCCGCGGCGGATCGGACACCACCGCGGTCGCGCTGGCCGCGGCGCTGCACGCCGACGTCTGCGAGATCTACACCGACGTGGACGGCGTGTTCACCGCCGACCCGCGGATCGTGCCGGACGCCAAGCACATCAAGAAGATCACGTACGAAGAGATGCTCGAGCTCGCCGCCGGCGGTGCGAAGGTGCTGATGTTGCGATGCGTGGAGTACGCCCGCCGGTTCGGGGTGCCGATCCACGTACGCTCGTCGTACTCGAACAAAGAAGGCACGCTCGTCACCGGATCGATGGAGGACCCTGACGTGGAGAACGCACTGATCACCGGGGTCGCTCACGACCGCAGCGAAGCGAAGATCACGATCGTCGGGGTGCCCGACGAGCCGGGCGCGGCCGGCCGGATCTTCGAGACGGTGGCTCAGGCCGAGATCAACATCGACATGATCGTGCAGAACGTCTCCACCGAGGGCACCGGGCGCACCGACATCTCGTTCACGCTGCCCAAGGCCGACGGGGCGAACGCGATGGGCGCGCTCGACAAGATCAAGGATCAGATCAAGTTCAAGAGCCTGCTCTTCGACGACCACGTCGGCAAGGTCTCGCTGATCGGTGCGGGCATGCGCTCGCACCCGGGTGTCGCGGCCGCCTTCTTCGCCTGCATCGGCGCGGCCGGCGTCAACATCGAAATGATCTCCACCTCGGAGATCCGGGTCTCCGTCGTCTGCCGGGACACCGACCTCGACACCGCGGTCCGTGCAGTGCACGACCAGTTCGAGCTCGGGGGTAACGAGGAGGCGGTCGTCTACGCGGGTACCGGCCGGTAA